In one window of Candidatus Binatia bacterium DNA:
- a CDS encoding thioesterase family protein: MSDSERSPISALIGRLEVEALDSDLFLGKQAKGEGRLFGGFVAAQATVAAGRTVEDSHLHSLHAYFLRPGSYGKPIRYVVDRIRDGRTYTTRRVVALQNGEAIFNLSASFTKPEGGISHQDPIPDVPPPDDLPDWEDLREERMGVRGGQAALEVRPCDPDDEFRPGVPRIARRRIWMRPNGVVPDDPILHAAMFVYASDRTLLSTAGLPHGLVMGRMVGASLDHAMHLHRPELFEGWILYAAESPAAHGARGLTRGAMYSQAGIRIASVTQEGLIREPKAD; this comes from the coding sequence TTGTCTGACTCCGAGCGGTCGCCGATCTCGGCTCTGATCGGTCGCCTGGAGGTCGAGGCTCTCGACTCCGACCTCTTCCTCGGCAAGCAGGCAAAGGGTGAGGGGCGTCTCTTCGGTGGATTCGTTGCGGCGCAGGCAACCGTTGCGGCGGGGCGCACGGTGGAAGACTCGCACCTGCATTCGCTGCACGCGTACTTCCTTCGGCCGGGGTCGTACGGCAAGCCGATTCGCTACGTCGTCGATCGCATTCGCGACGGGCGCACCTACACCACCCGCCGGGTGGTTGCGCTGCAGAACGGCGAGGCGATCTTCAATTTGTCGGCAAGCTTCACGAAGCCCGAGGGGGGGATCTCGCATCAAGACCCGATCCCTGACGTACCGCCCCCCGATGATCTCCCGGACTGGGAGGACCTACGCGAAGAGCGAATGGGCGTCCGCGGTGGTCAGGCCGCTTTGGAAGTGCGGCCGTGCGATCCGGACGACGAGTTCAGGCCGGGAGTGCCGCGCATCGCACGAAGGCGGATCTGGATGCGCCCAAACGGTGTGGTGCCCGACGATCCGATCCTGCACGCCGCTATGTTCGTGTACGCGAGCGACCGAACGCTGCTGAGCACCGCCGGATTGCCACATGGCCTTGTCATGGGTCGTATGGTGGGCGCGAGTCTCGACCACGCGATGCATCTGCATCGTCCCGAGCTCTTTGAGGGCTGGATCCTGTACGCGGCTGAAAGTCCGGCGGCGCACGGCGCGCGTGGGCTCACGCGCGGTGCGATGTACTCCCAGGCCGGCATCCGCATCGCTTCGGTCACGCAAGAAGGATTGATTCGCGAACCGAAGGCCGATTGA
- a CDS encoding DUF748 domain-containing protein produces MAEGIENSSSFLRRFWPASRRGWILVGIVGFLLLVRITLPTIVQKVIVSQGNEYLEGEVSVGDVDLWLLSGAVALEDVALWPDGAAPKEGETPNDTALVAWKRAYVNIRWMPLLSKIANIEDFELDELSVNVARLQDGTLVIPDLRDLPEEEEEEPEDDSEPFGVLIDRAALLSARLRVRDDVPGKPTYRELELPSVEVKGLAINDPEATAPGRIVVQASLGDGTLRIDTNISERDDGFLTEAQIDIANLPLDQLHVHEPSLGWTGSKGRLETSVHLTVDPQARILVSGNVAVSGLSIDVRGEQKPGLAWRRLGVKIDQIDVAQQRVDLELISLDGANVLLRPMQQPPLPVMPPAAMIESADTTNAVGPTDEEPAPAATDEPDTHAVATADVVASTEPSAEATSEITGADLESTAVDVGETTAVTSNTAEQSEGIAVEPPAGPADDAPPTDWTIAVATVEITDSGADIVADRRPGHAHIGKLTVTGIDATPTTWKVGSVDLVDGSAKASLRTGDTHIEIPTLTVTGLTSNPASPLKIVGRIKEDSAVIDVDADVVLEPQSVQAKLNLENVALGRYADLSGMSPVHMPTGTLQAALAIDVAGDDANLSGQIALEDLQVLTQDGKQDFAVAWETLAIDIRSFHANVAEPEAPMSLELADFHLTGPKIRATLTADGIVLPTVRVDAAAAGALAEDSGAPAAGEPELQDASATETADADQPHDAVIRSGLVAQTEAVGVDEIAKFAEPAANLPIGLVVDRLRIQNGEFRVVDRAVKPTYRGKVTDFHFDISGVALPADVPPSETVFEKMSLDLRAPGDALVKVRAGTAAQGVRIDANVEKLPLSQFNPYVQQAAGYTVLAGAATVESTVLWAKDRYDSDTDITLSALDVGNAKGGSLFKDYFGISISAALALLSDITGKIDLGIPVSGTTEGTEIGIGSVVEQALTKAILGAIMSPLKMLGAITMIGGKVAEITPSPVSFRAGSDEISKDAQDKVERVSSVLSSSPAIKIELVGQAGSDDVRGLKEAAVLAALAGESGFLGGLRNLASGGTRKAIRKALQDDDVASLNKDDAAELDEMVAEKSVTDADLTALANRRAERLFKIFTEDDGVPADQVSVGEPIVTRDEDGSQVAVNLLARA; encoded by the coding sequence GTGGCCGAAGGCATTGAAAACTCCTCGTCGTTTCTCCGGCGATTCTGGCCCGCTTCCCGGCGGGGATGGATCCTCGTCGGCATCGTCGGCTTCCTGCTCCTGGTCCGCATCACCCTTCCGACGATCGTGCAGAAGGTCATCGTCTCGCAGGGCAACGAATACCTCGAAGGAGAAGTCTCGGTCGGGGACGTCGACCTCTGGCTCCTCTCGGGGGCGGTGGCCCTCGAGGACGTCGCGCTCTGGCCCGACGGTGCGGCTCCCAAAGAGGGCGAGACGCCGAACGACACGGCGCTCGTGGCCTGGAAGCGCGCTTACGTCAACATCCGTTGGATGCCTCTCTTGAGCAAGATCGCGAACATCGAGGACTTCGAACTCGACGAGCTCAGCGTGAACGTCGCCCGGCTCCAGGACGGGACGCTGGTGATCCCCGACCTCCGCGACCTCCCCGAAGAAGAGGAAGAAGAACCCGAGGACGACTCCGAACCTTTCGGCGTCCTGATCGACCGGGCCGCTCTCTTGAGCGCGCGGCTGCGGGTCCGCGACGACGTCCCCGGCAAGCCGACCTACCGCGAACTGGAGCTTCCATCCGTTGAAGTGAAAGGGCTCGCGATCAACGACCCCGAAGCGACGGCTCCGGGACGCATCGTCGTGCAGGCCAGCCTCGGCGACGGCACGCTTCGCATCGATACCAACATCTCCGAGCGAGACGACGGCTTTCTCACCGAGGCTCAGATCGACATTGCGAATCTCCCTCTCGATCAGCTGCACGTCCACGAGCCCAGCTTGGGCTGGACCGGATCGAAGGGGCGGCTCGAAACATCGGTGCACCTGACCGTCGATCCCCAGGCGCGCATTCTCGTTTCGGGCAACGTTGCCGTTTCCGGCCTGAGCATCGACGTCCGCGGCGAGCAGAAGCCCGGACTCGCGTGGCGTCGACTCGGCGTGAAAATTGATCAGATCGACGTGGCGCAACAACGAGTCGACCTAGAGCTCATCTCGCTCGATGGCGCGAACGTCCTGCTCCGCCCGATGCAACAGCCTCCACTTCCCGTGATGCCGCCGGCGGCGATGATCGAGTCTGCGGACACGACCAATGCCGTGGGTCCGACGGACGAGGAACCGGCACCTGCCGCGACCGACGAGCCGGATACCCATGCGGTCGCGACAGCGGACGTCGTCGCGTCGACAGAGCCGTCGGCCGAGGCCACCTCAGAGATCACCGGAGCCGATCTCGAATCTACTGCTGTGGACGTCGGGGAGACGACTGCCGTCACATCGAACACCGCCGAACAGAGCGAAGGAATCGCGGTCGAACCTCCGGCCGGTCCCGCCGACGACGCCCCGCCCACGGATTGGACGATCGCGGTCGCGACCGTCGAGATCACCGACAGCGGCGCCGACATCGTCGCCGACAGGCGCCCGGGGCACGCGCACATCGGAAAGCTCACCGTCACCGGGATCGATGCGACTCCCACGACGTGGAAGGTGGGCTCGGTCGATCTCGTCGACGGCTCCGCGAAGGCCTCGCTCCGAACCGGCGACACGCACATCGAGATTCCGACACTCACGGTCACGGGCCTCACGAGCAACCCGGCCTCGCCACTCAAGATCGTCGGCCGGATCAAGGAAGATAGTGCCGTCATCGACGTCGACGCCGACGTCGTGCTCGAACCACAATCCGTGCAGGCAAAGCTCAATCTCGAGAACGTCGCCCTCGGGCGGTACGCGGATCTGAGCGGTATGTCACCCGTCCACATGCCGACCGGCACGTTGCAGGCGGCGCTCGCGATCGACGTCGCGGGCGACGACGCGAATCTCTCGGGCCAGATCGCCCTGGAGGACCTGCAAGTGCTCACGCAGGACGGCAAACAGGACTTCGCAGTCGCCTGGGAGACGCTGGCAATCGACATCCGGTCGTTCCACGCGAACGTCGCCGAACCCGAAGCGCCAATGAGCCTGGAGCTTGCCGATTTCCACCTGACCGGGCCGAAGATTCGCGCGACTCTGACCGCCGACGGCATCGTCTTGCCGACGGTTCGCGTGGACGCGGCCGCAGCCGGAGCACTCGCGGAGGACAGTGGTGCCCCGGCAGCGGGCGAACCGGAACTACAAGACGCTTCCGCCACCGAGACCGCCGACGCCGACCAACCGCACGATGCGGTGATCCGCAGCGGCCTCGTCGCCCAGACCGAGGCGGTCGGCGTCGACGAGATCGCGAAGTTCGCCGAACCCGCCGCCAACCTCCCGATCGGCCTCGTCGTCGATCGCCTCCGCATCCAGAACGGTGAGTTCCGTGTCGTCGACCGAGCGGTGAAGCCGACCTACCGCGGGAAAGTCACGGACTTCCATTTCGACATCTCCGGCGTCGCGCTTCCGGCCGACGTGCCGCCTTCGGAAACGGTCTTCGAGAAGATGTCGCTCGACCTGAGAGCGCCGGGCGATGCTCTCGTGAAGGTGCGCGCCGGAACCGCAGCGCAGGGCGTTCGCATCGACGCGAACGTCGAGAAGCTCCCCCTCTCCCAGTTCAACCCCTACGTACAGCAAGCCGCGGGATACACGGTGCTCGCAGGCGCCGCGACCGTGGAGTCCACGGTGTTGTGGGCGAAGGACCGCTACGATTCGGACACCGACATCACGCTGAGCGCGCTCGACGTAGGCAACGCCAAGGGCGGCTCACTCTTCAAGGACTACTTCGGAATCTCGATCTCCGCTGCCCTCGCGCTCCTGAGCGACATCACCGGGAAGATCGACCTGGGGATTCCGGTGAGCGGCACGACCGAGGGCACCGAGATCGGCATCGGCTCGGTCGTCGAGCAGGCCCTCACCAAGGCCATCTTGGGTGCGATCATGTCTCCGCTCAAGATGCTGGGCGCGATCACGATGATCGGCGGCAAAGTCGCCGAGATCACACCGTCACCGGTCTCCTTTCGTGCCGGCTCGGACGAGATCTCGAAGGACGCGCAGGACAAGGTCGAGCGCGTCAGCAGCGTCCTGTCGTCGTCCCCCGCAATCAAGATCGAGTTGGTCGGCCAAGCCGGTTCGGACGACGTCCGCGGGTTGAAGGAAGCCGCCGTCCTCGCCGCCCTCGCCGGCGAGAGCGGCTTCCTCGGGGGCCTGCGCAACCTCGCGAGTGGGGGTACCCGGAAGGCGATCCGAAAAGCGCTTCAAGACGACGACGTCGCCTCTCTCAACAAGGACGACGCGGCCGAGCTCGATGAAATGGTGGCCGAGAAGTCCGTGACCGACGCCGATCTCACCGCGCTCGCGAATCGGCGCGCCGAGCGCCTCTTCAAAATCTTCACGGAAGACGACGGCGTGCCGGCGGATCAAGTCTCGGTCGGCGAACCGATCGTCACCCGCGACGAAGACGGCTCCCAGGTCGCCGTAAATCTCCTCGCGCGAGCGTGA
- a CDS encoding VOC family protein, whose product MLGRVEELHHIQLAMPRGREAEAIRFYEGLLGIPHLPKPPGLDAAGAWFESGALRVHLGVDAKFTAAKKAHPGLLVTGLDDLADRLTDAGGSVVWDDRLVGFRRVYVTDPFGNRIELLEPSDGTQEV is encoded by the coding sequence ATGCTGGGCCGAGTCGAAGAACTTCATCACATTCAGCTCGCCATGCCGCGGGGGCGCGAGGCGGAAGCGATCCGCTTCTACGAGGGCCTCCTCGGAATTCCGCACCTACCCAAACCACCGGGGTTGGATGCTGCCGGGGCCTGGTTCGAGTCTGGAGCCCTGCGGGTTCACCTGGGGGTCGACGCGAAGTTCACCGCCGCGAAGAAGGCCCATCCGGGGCTCCTCGTCACGGGTTTGGACGATCTCGCAGATAGACTCACCGATGCCGGAGGATCGGTCGTGTGGGACGACCGGCTCGTTGGGTTCCGGCGCGTATATGTGACGGACCCGTTCGGGAACCGAATCGAGTTGTTGGAGCCGTCGGACGGAACCCAGGAGGTCTAA
- a CDS encoding NADPH:quinone oxidoreductase family protein, which produces MRAWQVGKAGEPREVLSLEDVDPPELVPGMLHVRVEAAGVGLPDVLMCRGSYPLTPPYPFTPGQELVGKVLAVGEGAQAKVGDRVMAVSGFYLGRGSFAQECLAQGDFALSVPDEMPPEQAAAFVIPFHTAWAGLSRRGALQKGETLLVLGAAGGTGSAAVQLGKAMGARVIATAGGPAKVKFCRELGADVVIDYRTQDIAEGVREATGGRGADVAYDPVGGEAYKAAASVMAPEGRLLLIGFAEGEWGRPSAAHMVGGNYSVVGVMPSHFGFDVRARAQQEMLRFWREGALQVPVWRVFEFDQTVEAVEELASGRAQGKIAVRVS; this is translated from the coding sequence ATGCGTGCCTGGCAAGTTGGGAAGGCGGGGGAGCCGCGTGAAGTGCTCTCCCTCGAAGACGTTGATCCGCCCGAGCTGGTGCCGGGCATGCTGCACGTTCGGGTCGAGGCCGCGGGCGTCGGTCTGCCGGATGTGCTCATGTGCCGCGGTTCGTATCCGCTGACTCCGCCGTATCCCTTCACGCCCGGGCAGGAGCTGGTGGGCAAGGTCCTCGCGGTCGGCGAGGGGGCGCAGGCAAAGGTCGGAGACCGGGTGATGGCAGTGTCCGGGTTCTACCTCGGTCGCGGGAGTTTTGCGCAGGAGTGCCTCGCGCAAGGCGACTTCGCCTTGTCCGTTCCCGACGAGATGCCGCCCGAGCAGGCGGCGGCCTTCGTGATCCCCTTTCACACCGCGTGGGCCGGGTTGTCGCGCCGCGGGGCGTTGCAGAAGGGCGAGACTCTTCTGGTGCTCGGTGCCGCCGGCGGGACCGGTTCTGCCGCCGTGCAACTCGGGAAGGCGATGGGCGCTCGTGTGATCGCGACTGCTGGTGGTCCCGCGAAGGTGAAGTTCTGTCGTGAGCTCGGCGCCGACGTCGTCATCGACTATCGCACACAAGACATCGCCGAAGGGGTTCGGGAGGCAACCGGCGGTCGTGGTGCGGATGTCGCGTACGATCCGGTTGGAGGGGAGGCGTACAAGGCCGCCGCATCGGTCATGGCCCCCGAGGGGCGTCTTCTCTTGATCGGATTCGCGGAAGGAGAGTGGGGGCGTCCCTCCGCCGCACACATGGTCGGTGGGAATTATTCGGTGGTCGGTGTGATGCCCTCGCACTTCGGATTCGACGTGCGGGCGCGGGCGCAGCAAGAGATGCTCCGGTTCTGGCGCGAGGGAGCGCTGCAGGTCCCGGTTTGGCGCGTATTCGAGTTCGATCAGACTGTGGAGGCGGTGGAAGAGCTCGCGTCCGGCCGCGCTCAGGGGAAGATCGCCGTTCGGGTTTCGTAG
- a CDS encoding D-sedoheptulose 7-phosphate isomerase: MEAVIRRSFAESIRAKEQFLAEHEANLAKVARLIADTINQGHKVFLFGNGGSAADAQHIAAEFTNRFMIERRPLPAIALTTDTSAITAIGNDYSFDEIFSKQIEALGQAGDVAIAISTSGGSKNVLRAIDACGKVGLFVVGMTGGDGGAMRDQVDFLLNVSATREVPRIQECHILASHVLCDLVDRQLFPAEYDKGGHA; the protein is encoded by the coding sequence ATGGAAGCAGTCATCCGTCGCTCGTTTGCCGAGTCGATTCGCGCCAAGGAGCAATTTCTGGCGGAACACGAAGCAAACCTTGCCAAAGTCGCTCGGCTGATCGCCGACACGATCAATCAGGGCCACAAGGTCTTCCTCTTCGGCAACGGCGGCAGCGCGGCGGACGCTCAACACATCGCCGCTGAGTTCACGAACCGCTTCATGATCGAGCGACGCCCACTGCCGGCGATCGCGCTCACGACGGACACGTCCGCGATCACTGCGATCGGCAACGACTACAGCTTCGACGAGATCTTCTCCAAGCAGATCGAGGCTCTCGGCCAGGCCGGCGACGTCGCCATCGCAATCTCGACGAGCGGCGGGTCCAAGAACGTCCTACGAGCGATCGACGCCTGCGGAAAGGTCGGTCTCTTCGTCGTGGGGATGACCGGCGGTGACGGTGGCGCGATGCGCGACCAGGTCGACTTCCTCCTCAACGTATCCGCAACACGCGAGGTCCCTCGCATTCAGGAGTGCCACATTCTCGCGTCGCACGTCCTCTGCGATCTCGTCGATCGGCAGCTCTTCCCCGCCGAGTACGACAAGGGCGGACACGCGTGA
- a CDS encoding site-2 protease family protein: MDPSQFQSPRPEPTEAEIERPLDVVSAQKRSPRWNLILFGATLATTTLAGSFDAGVDPFSSPWAFTAGFPFSLTLLAILLSHEFGHYFLARWHGIPTSLPFFIPGPPILVGTFGAFIRMHGMPRSRRALFDVGAAGPWAGMVVAVPAVVVGLALSEVRPMPGALPIPDEMSVGITFGNSLLFEFLSRLVLGVDPDSVTVILHPIALAGWFGLFVTFLNLLPVGQLDGGHVVYALCGKRHRTISRAVLVGVIGLGFYGWEGWLLWAFMLAFILKVDHPDTVDANTPLDPFRRKAAWATIAMFVLTFMPIPLDFVTAEDFAGDRAPQEQRHPRERAPTSSSLQSVDVSIQEPAVVPTST; encoded by the coding sequence ATGGACCCCTCCCAATTTCAGAGCCCACGGCCGGAGCCGACCGAAGCCGAAATCGAGCGACCCCTCGACGTCGTGAGTGCACAGAAGCGCTCGCCGCGCTGGAACCTGATCCTGTTCGGCGCCACGCTCGCGACGACGACTCTCGCGGGCTCTTTCGACGCCGGAGTCGACCCCTTCTCCTCCCCATGGGCCTTCACGGCGGGCTTCCCGTTCTCGCTGACCCTGCTCGCAATCCTTCTGAGCCACGAGTTCGGCCACTATTTCCTCGCCCGGTGGCATGGCATTCCGACGAGCCTTCCGTTCTTCATTCCGGGACCGCCGATCCTCGTCGGAACGTTCGGCGCGTTCATCCGGATGCATGGCATGCCGCGCTCGCGAAGGGCCCTGTTCGACGTCGGCGCGGCCGGGCCGTGGGCCGGGATGGTGGTCGCGGTTCCGGCCGTCGTGGTGGGCCTCGCTCTTTCCGAGGTGCGACCCATGCCCGGCGCCTTGCCCATCCCCGACGAGATGAGCGTCGGAATCACCTTCGGCAACTCGCTCTTGTTCGAGTTCCTGAGCCGCCTGGTGCTCGGCGTCGACCCCGATAGCGTCACCGTCATCCTGCATCCGATCGCGCTTGCCGGTTGGTTCGGGCTGTTCGTGACGTTCTTGAACCTGTTGCCGGTAGGCCAGCTCGATGGCGGCCACGTAGTTTACGCGCTCTGCGGCAAGCGCCACCGCACCATCTCGCGCGCGGTGCTGGTCGGCGTGATCGGCCTCGGGTTCTACGGCTGGGAGGGCTGGCTCCTCTGGGCCTTCATGCTGGCGTTCATCCTGAAGGTCGACCATCCCGACACCGTCGACGCCAACACGCCACTCGACCCCTTCCGGCGGAAAGCCGCGTGGGCGACGATCGCGATGTTCGTACTCACATTCATGCCCATCCCTCTGGACTTCGTCACCGCAGAGGACTTCGCCGGCGACCGCGCGCCTCAGGAGCAGCGGCACCCGAGGGAGCGCGCTCCGACCTCTTCGAGCCTGCAGTCCGTAGACGTTTCCATCCAGGAGCCGGCTGTTGTACCAACCTCCACGTGA
- a CDS encoding cytidine/deoxycytidylate deaminase family protein, translated as MSDRLSWDQYFLTITRDVAERSTCTRAKVGATIVRDKSILATGYNGAPSGMPHCHELGCLIYKSETPTGDMEENCYRTIHAEINAIAQAAKNGTSIKDAAIYITHSPCIHCLKTLVNTGIRAIYFEKPYKLTTVEDIIHHTGVELHQVEMA; from the coding sequence GTGAGTGACCGCCTGAGCTGGGACCAGTACTTCCTGACCATCACCCGAGACGTCGCCGAGCGATCGACGTGCACGCGGGCCAAGGTCGGGGCGACCATCGTTCGCGACAAGAGCATCCTCGCTACCGGCTACAATGGGGCACCCTCCGGGATGCCGCACTGCCACGAACTCGGGTGTCTCATCTACAAGTCCGAGACGCCGACCGGCGACATGGAAGAGAACTGTTACCGGACAATTCACGCCGAGATCAACGCGATCGCACAGGCGGCAAAGAATGGGACGTCGATCAAGGACGCGGCGATCTACATCACCCATTCGCCCTGCATCCACTGCCTGAAGACCCTGGTGAATACCGGCATCCGCGCGATCTACTTCGAGAAGCCGTACAAGCTCACGACCGTCGAAGACATCATCCATCACACCGGCGTCGAGCTGCACCAGGTCGAGATGGCCTGA
- a CDS encoding histidine phosphatase family protein, protein MKPKIARSSSRLPDEAATRWWWVRHAPVPHLRHEIYGNRDVDCDTSDSDTFASLAERLPKDAVWHVSHLKRTHQTAQAIADQGYPIPELQPSNRIGEQDFGDLHGRRHDEHAAARTDPFVGFWPNSPMDTVPGGEHFDDLCARVHEFIRAGNAKYPGRDVVCVAHFGPIIAALRLALDLNPTSSVAFSIPNLSVTRIHHYASAPAGAPPYRVYAVGG, encoded by the coding sequence ATGAAGCCGAAGATCGCCCGCTCGAGCTCTCGCCTCCCCGACGAAGCGGCCACCCGCTGGTGGTGGGTCCGGCACGCGCCGGTGCCGCACCTCCGCCACGAGATCTACGGGAACCGCGATGTCGACTGCGACACGTCGGACAGCGACACCTTCGCGTCGCTCGCCGAGCGGCTCCCAAAAGACGCCGTGTGGCACGTGAGTCACCTCAAGAGGACGCACCAGACCGCGCAGGCGATCGCGGACCAGGGATACCCCATCCCGGAGTTGCAGCCGTCCAATAGAATCGGCGAACAGGATTTCGGAGATCTGCACGGCCGTCGGCACGACGAGCACGCGGCGGCGCGGACGGATCCGTTCGTCGGCTTCTGGCCGAACTCTCCGATGGACACCGTCCCCGGTGGGGAGCACTTCGATGATCTCTGCGCGCGGGTGCACGAGTTCATCCGCGCGGGCAACGCGAAGTACCCAGGGCGGGACGTTGTTTGCGTCGCACACTTCGGGCCGATCATCGCGGCCCTGCGACTCGCGCTCGATTTGAACCCGACCTCCTCGGTCGCGTTCTCGATTCCCAATCTCTCCGTGACGCGAATTCACCACTACGCGTCGGCCCCGGCGGGTGCGCCGCCGTATCGCGTCTACGCGGTCGGGGGGTAG
- a CDS encoding enoyl-CoA hydratase/isomerase family protein: protein MTAFDGFEALRVNVVHGVAWVTLDHPPINLLDEILFADLSRLVGELEQDSAIRVLVFQSADPDFFIAHADVEWILRFPDASSEQATKPNPFVQLMERIRRMPKISIGMVAGIARGGGSEFLLSLDMRFAARSKALLSQPEGALGIIPGGGGTQRLAELVGRARALEIVLGCGDIDAEEAAQIGYVNKVFADDDLLPFVRSLSERISALSPSVVRLTKEAVDAAKPAPTSGLVAETNLFNQVVALPEARNSMAAFLEAGGQTREMELRLGARIADLSRQPLVRTRAKRAS, encoded by the coding sequence ATGACTGCGTTCGATGGTTTCGAGGCTCTTCGCGTAAACGTCGTCCATGGGGTGGCTTGGGTCACGCTAGACCACCCACCGATCAATCTCCTCGATGAGATCCTGTTCGCCGACTTGTCCCGATTGGTCGGCGAGCTCGAGCAGGACTCTGCGATTCGCGTGCTGGTCTTCCAGAGCGCCGACCCCGACTTCTTCATCGCGCACGCCGATGTGGAGTGGATCCTCCGCTTCCCCGACGCGTCTTCGGAACAGGCCACCAAGCCGAATCCCTTCGTGCAGCTGATGGAGAGGATTCGCCGCATGCCGAAGATCTCGATCGGGATGGTCGCGGGCATCGCGCGTGGCGGCGGCTCGGAGTTCCTCCTGTCGCTCGACATGCGATTCGCCGCTCGCTCCAAGGCGCTCTTGAGCCAGCCCGAGGGCGCTCTGGGGATCATCCCCGGCGGCGGCGGCACGCAGCGGCTCGCCGAACTGGTCGGACGCGCCCGCGCCCTCGAGATCGTGCTCGGTTGCGGCGATATAGACGCGGAGGAGGCCGCGCAGATCGGCTACGTGAACAAGGTCTTTGCCGACGACGATCTACTGCCGTTCGTTCGCTCCTTGTCGGAGCGCATCTCGGCTCTGTCGCCGTCGGTCGTCCGGCTGACGAAGGAAGCCGTGGATGCAGCGAAGCCGGCTCCGACATCTGGATTGGTCGCGGAGACGAACTTGTTCAACCAGGTCGTGGCATTGCCTGAAGCCCGCAACAGCATGGCCGCCTTTCTCGAGGCGGGCGGGCAGACACGCGAGATGGAGCTGCGTCTGGGCGCTCGGATCGCGGACCTCAGCCGACAGCCGCTCGTTCGTACCCGCGCAAAGCGAGCATCCTGA